atctgacatggggctagacattttgtcaatttcccagctgcccccagtcatgtgacttgtgcctgcactttaggagagagagatgctttctggcaggctgttgtttttccttctcaatgtaactgaatatgtctcagtgggacctgggtttttactattgagttttgttcttagatctaccaggcagctgttatcttgtgttagggagctgctatctgattaccttcccattgttcttttgtttggctgctggggggggaagggaggaggtgatatcagtccaacttgcagtacagcagtaaagagtgactgaagtttatcagagcacaagtcacatgactgggggcagctgggaaactgacaaaatgtctagtcccatgtcagatttcaaaattgaatataaaaaaatctgtttgctgttttgagaaatggatttcagtgcagaattctgctggagcagcactattaactgattcattttggaaatttttttttttcccatgacagtttccctttaacctgaattgagaaaaataaacagacAGTTTTAACTTCAATCTGGAGTGGCCCACATGTCTGGTGAAAAAACCCCAAACTTCACACAGTAAATATTAATTACTTGATTGCATCACCAGCAAAGAccaattgtatacagtatatagtatatcaATAGTAAAATGATAAacgtaaatatatttaatataagggCTCTGAAAAGCAAGTGTGATTAGTTTTGTTTCctcaatatacacaatataaggGCCACATGACTTACTGTAGTAGCCCAGTGGGTTTAGCCCAAATCAATTTCAAATATGAAACAGGGTAAATAAGTTAATGCAAACAAAACACAATGGCCAAATATAATTCATCTAACACATAGTGTTAGACTATTATTTAAGTTTTTGACAGTGGTGTGGAACATCTGGTGTGGAACTAATGAATTGATGGAAAGGTTATGTATTTCCAAtactataaatattttacaacctCCACCTGACAATTACAGGCCTTTTCAAATCTTATATCTGTAGCAGGGAAGTTATGTTGAAGGTTCCGTCTTTTACAACTAGTTAGCATTAGTTAATCATGGGCAAATCAAGCCCATGTACAGTTAAAGTTCAAATCACTGATACGGCGAAATTTGTTAGGCTCAACTAGTGTGAAAAATACTAACCTCCTGctgaatgtttctatatatctgtaaccttgttatgcgctaagggggcccagtctgaaggtcagttagggggagatttggggtgagtgcttatttgtaccctgggtacccctggaactatagcagggtgacaccccaatgtttctatatatctgtaaccttgttatgagctaagggggcccagtctgaaggtcagttagggggagatttggggtgagtgcttatttgtaccctgggtacccctggaactatagcagagtgacaccccaatgtttctatatatctgtaaccttgttatgagctaagggggcccagtctgaaggtcagttagggggagatttggggtgagtgcttatttgtaccctgggtacccctggaactatagcagggtgactgttaccccaatgtttctatatatctgtaaccttgttatgagctaagggggcccagtctgaaggtcagttagggggagatttggggtgagtgcttatttgtgccctgggtaaccctggaactatagcagggtgacaatTTCCATAATGttcctttatatctgtaaccttgataaAAGTAGGGCCCAAAGGCCAGTTAGAATGAGATTTGGAAATGAGTGGCAGACTTAATAAACGCCCAGTGTTTCTCaggatatttatttaaattgtcttttaaagGCTTCTTTTATATCTGTGCTTCTTAAGCTGTAAATTAGTGGGTTGAGCAAAGGTATCAATACAGTGTACATTAAAGAGACAACTTTGACAATGGACAGTGATTGTTTACTGGGGCTGTCTAAATAAATAGCAATGAGAGTCCCATAAAACatggagaccacagccaagtgggagctgcaggtggagaaggctttttgtctcccagtATTGGACACTATCTTTAGGATTGTATGGGCAATACACATATATGATACAGTGATGAGTAGAAAGGGGCAAATCATTACTGGGATAGAAAGTAAAATAATGTCTATTTGCACAAAGAAAGTATCTGAGCAGGAAAGTTGTAGAAGAGGATCCACATCACAGAAATAATggtcaatgtttttattttcacagaatTGTAGGTTTCCTATCATATTTACAGTTACCAATGTAGAACAAAGACTTGTTACCCATGACATAAGAACGACTTTTACACAAACCCTGTGGGACATTATAGAAGAGTAACGCAGTGGGATACAGATGGccacatatctgtcataggacattactGCTAGAAGGAATGACTGAAATGTTTCagagaaggcaaaaaaataaagttgagaGATACAACCAACAAGGGACATTGTGACACCGTCACTAATTACAGTTTGCAGTAGAATGGGTACAACAGTTGCCGTCTGTAGTAGATCAGACATGGACAGATGCtggagaaagaagtacatgggggactgGAGGTTCTGGCTGGAGGACACCAACACTATGATGAGGACGTTCTCCCAAACTGTCATAATGTAAATCAGAAGgaacagagagaacaggggaatcttGAAGTTGTGGAGATTCTGAAATCCCAAGAGAACAATCTCACTGACCAACGTCTGGTTCTTCTCAAGCATTGTCTGGAGATGGATAatgaatttcaaaaatgtaatcaaCAGAAAAACCATCTGTTGCTTTTTACCATTCCAGTAATATAATGTAGGAATTCCTTTCCAATATAACGTTTACATTTGTAGTTTTGAACGTCTGCATTTGTTTCCCCTATCTTGATATACTACAGATGCTGCCAGGCAAGTGAAGAGTTGGAGGTTAGAAGGGACAATTGGCCAGTGAACTGAAGGTAGAATATTGAAATGTTGATACTTTGTTGAAATTAAGTTGAAATgttagatattttaaaaaatttaatcaaTAGACAAGTATCCTTTATCATTTTCCTATCAGAGATCTAATGCATCTAGGGGCACAAGTGTAGGTGTTATAAGAGCACACCCCTTAGTGAAAAATCCAGCACTGAAAACGCAACCtgccatttttttgcaattttttgcacattgcgtTTCAGTTtacaaatgagccctataatgtaAACGTTCCCACTCCAAGCTGCCCTGTAAGTAAGTGGTTAGTATTAACTTTGACTAACTTTTGACTTTGAATGTTGAAAAGGAACTCCCATTGAATTGGCATCTTGACAGATTTAGGTGGtgaggtttcattttttttttcacaaggaaAATGTTGTCTTGTATTTTTGTAAATCAACCCCTTAGTGTCACTTCTAAATGAATAATGTGAGAGAACAAACATGGCAGGTAGAGGAGATGAAATACTAGGACAGTATATAAGGGTGAAGCTACAGAAATCACCGTTATGTACACAAATACTTCCTATATGAGAAACACTACTGTCTGGTTAACGTATTGTTACTTTATAAAGAATTCTCTGCCCATTATCATTAACCTACTGGTCCTTCTTTTGTCCATTATATTCCTACCAACCTGTTTGATTTAGGTGAACAGCATTACTTCTGTAGgaatgtgaaaatttagacaccctcacatattaTTGGCAAGCACATCTCTTGTAATATGGACTCCttaatgggtcctaatggggaccttgtgcttatgtaacccctgtagttctgacagtgtacactagatggcactgtatAAAGGTTAGGGAACCATGcagtctgggtccattgctttagcccttacctgagcaggcaggaagggaatgtgCACTGGATCCTAggagcattggccctagtaaataGCATATAGCATAtccttttatagatcactctaggagtgatagagaggttatttagttgagcagctcaaggctccgacgaggttATTAGAGGGATTACTGACCCAGGGTAgggacaaagtgttgagactagggataataggaattcccctagctgccacttaaagagatcctgaaaactgggcaatacctccTCTCAAGTTGTGTAACCCTCTGCTGATGTGTCCATGGCCTGTAGGGATCCAACCAATtctggtactgtgagtatatgctacctttatgctatctgtgttctaagctccattgtgtatatgtgctatgttaaataaatactgttcttggttaagcccaattcttgtgcattggcacatggttacagttacactacaccttgCTTCCACcctgctgcgagggcttacccctgtgTAAAGAGAGTCTCATTTGTGGTATAACCCCACactgaaagtagctaaaacttCTTTTCGTGTATTACTACCAATAACATAActggaatatacagtagatggggtcttatataatgaatataaggCACAAGGTTCCTAAAGCTGAATACAGAATGAATAGGCATTTAATGCCAGGAGAGGGATTTAGGAATGATACAACAAGGTGAAACCATACTGTAAGTAGGCAAGGTAGTAAAGCATGAGGAAAACATGCCTCATTTTAACCTGTATCAGAAGAGAGATAAGTACCAAAAAGGGGTGATTATATTTACATGGACACTGGTGAGACCTCACCATTTAAAGTCATTTTTGTAGCTCTAGTCCACAAAAAGACACCAATAAAACAAGAGGCATTTAAAACATACAATTGAGATGACTTGATTTAGAACACTTGTCAATATGTAAATATGCTCAGTAGTGTTCAagtttaattataatataattgctattgaaatcagcatCTGGGAACTCAAACAAagtcaaatcatttttaaaaagttgttgcTGTTTCTGCCCATTTCCATAACTTGTAAAGCATATCTCCCTGTATTACCCAGATGGTCACCAGAAATGGAAAGTTTTTTCTCTCatttactggtacaggtatgggaccccttaccttgaaacccattatccagaaagccctgaattatggaagggccatctccaataaactccattttatccaaataatccaaactttaaaaattattcctttttctgtgtaataataaaacaggagcttgtacttgatcccaactaagatataattaatccttattggagtctattggctttatttaatgtttacatgattttctagtagacttaagggatgaagatccaaattacgaaaacatacattatccagaaaacctcatgtcccaaacattctggataaaaggcccCAAACCTGTAGTTCTATCTTCGCCAATGCAGTGCTAGTCTTATTCACAGCCCTGTTTGGTGTGGATACCATAAATATTTGGAGAAACAGGTCTTCCATCAAGATACTCAGCTGTTTCTCTGGTATAATTCTTGTCTCTACATATATCAATGACCCCAAATAAGGACACTTG
Above is a genomic segment from Xenopus laevis strain J_2021 chromosome 3L, Xenopus_laevis_v10.1, whole genome shotgun sequence containing:
- the LOC121401334 gene encoding olfactory receptor 11L1-like, yielding MLEKNQTLVSEIVLLGFQNLHNFKIPLFSLFLLIYIMTVWENVLIIVLVSSSQNLQSPMYFFLQHLSMSDLLQTATVVPILLQTVISDGVTMSLVGCISQLYFFAFSETFQSFLLAVMSYDRYVAICIPLRYSSIMSHRVCVKVVLMSWVTSLCSTLVTVNMIGNLQFCENKNIDHYFCDVDPLLQLSCSDTFFVQIDIILLSIPVMICPFLLITVSYMCIAHTILKIVSNTGRQKAFSTCSSHLAVVSMFYGTLIAIYLDSPSKQSLSIVKVVSLMYTVLIPLLNPLIYSLRSTDIKEAFKRQFK